Proteins encoded in a region of the Marinococcus sp. PL1-022 genome:
- a CDS encoding HD-GYP domain-containing protein produces MRIHINQAVPGCVLVNDVYAVNETPVVRKQTALTEHLVDIIKQFLVEYIEVKPVLVNGDPFSPAEETETAREHRPVFEDVYDTAVEAHEAMWRSWTAGAPIEMKKARAVVAPLLEDIEENASHIFTSYQFAELEKYESHHAVSVALLAALLAKKHGCSRKEWLGAALAGLLCDASLARVSAAERQKAGKHPIQSYQMAKATGLISDEVLLAILQHHEREDGSGYPLGMKGGKIYVLSSLVAAADMYHAMAGERLENEGKSAFHAMRELTMQSFGKLPPAVVETLTEQFITVMTGKKVQLADGSSASIVHLDRREIEYPLVQLEQDGKVVQLNEKSAIHHVI; encoded by the coding sequence ATGCGAATACATATTAATCAGGCAGTGCCAGGATGCGTGCTGGTGAATGATGTCTATGCAGTGAATGAAACGCCGGTGGTCAGAAAACAAACGGCGCTGACAGAGCATTTAGTCGATATTATCAAACAGTTTCTTGTGGAGTATATTGAAGTAAAGCCGGTGCTTGTCAACGGTGATCCCTTTTCTCCAGCGGAAGAGACTGAGACAGCCAGAGAGCATCGGCCGGTGTTTGAAGACGTTTACGATACAGCGGTGGAGGCTCATGAAGCCATGTGGCGCTCCTGGACAGCCGGAGCTCCCATCGAAATGAAAAAAGCACGGGCGGTTGTGGCCCCCCTGCTCGAGGATATTGAAGAAAACGCTTCTCATATATTTACAAGCTACCAGTTTGCAGAGCTGGAAAAGTACGAGAGTCATCATGCGGTATCAGTGGCGCTTTTGGCTGCGCTGCTGGCTAAAAAGCATGGCTGCAGCCGGAAGGAATGGCTCGGAGCGGCACTCGCCGGGCTCTTGTGTGACGCTTCCCTGGCCAGAGTTTCTGCTGCAGAGCGGCAGAAGGCGGGAAAGCATCCAATTCAGAGCTACCAGATGGCGAAGGCTACCGGATTGATCAGCGATGAGGTATTGCTTGCTATTTTGCAGCACCATGAACGCGAAGACGGAAGCGGTTATCCACTTGGGATGAAAGGCGGCAAAATATATGTGCTGAGCAGCCTCGTAGCAGCGGCAGACATGTATCACGCCATGGCAGGCGAACGGCTGGAAAATGAGGGAAAATCGGCTTTTCATGCGATGCGTGAGCTGACGATGCAATCGTTTGGAAAGCTTCCTCCTGCTGTAGTGGAAACATTAACAGAGCAGTTCATTACTGTGATGACCGGAAAGAAGGTGCAGCTCGCCGACGGCAGCTCTGCTTCGATTGTGCACCTGGACCGCCGTGAGATAGAATATCCGCTGGTCCAGCTTGAGCAAGATGGGAAGGTCGTCCAGCTGAATGAAAAATCAGCCATCCATCATGTGATCTAG
- the guaB gene encoding IMP dehydrogenase: MRADKFSQEGLTFDDVLLLPARSDIHPRDVSVRTSLTDKLPLNIPVVSAGMDTVTEADMAIAMARAGGLGIVHKNMSIEAQAEMVDQVKRSESGVITNPFFLHPDHQVFDAEHLMGKYRISGVPIVDENQKLVGIITNRDLRFIEDYSIGIKEVMTSNNLVTAPVGTTLEEAEDVLQKHRIEKLPLVEKDGTLKGLITIKDIEKVIEFPHSAKDTQGRLLVGAAVGVSADTDKRVEALVKAEADAIVIDTAHGHSKGVLDKIAEIRHSYPEVVLIVGNVATAEGTRDLIEAGADIVKVGIGPGSICTTRVVAGVGVPQITAVYECAEEADKHNVPIIADGGIKYSGDIAKALASGAHAVMLGSLLAGVTESPGEREIYQGRQFKVYRGMGSMSAMEQGSKDRYFQENSQKLVPEGIEGRIPYKGPLKDTIHQLLGGLRAGMGYCGTPTISSLREDARFVRITNAGLRESHPHDVQITKEAPNYSS, encoded by the coding sequence GTGCGAGCAGATAAGTTTTCCCAAGAAGGTCTAACGTTTGATGACGTTTTATTGTTACCGGCAAGATCTGATATTCATCCAAGGGATGTATCAGTACGGACATCGTTAACCGATAAGCTTCCTTTAAATATTCCTGTTGTAAGTGCTGGAATGGATACAGTGACGGAAGCAGATATGGCGATTGCGATGGCGCGGGCCGGCGGTCTCGGTATAGTGCATAAAAACATGTCTATCGAAGCCCAGGCAGAAATGGTGGACCAGGTGAAGCGTTCAGAAAGCGGAGTTATTACGAATCCTTTCTTCCTTCATCCCGACCACCAGGTGTTCGATGCAGAGCATCTCATGGGGAAATACCGCATTTCTGGTGTACCGATCGTGGACGAGAACCAAAAGCTGGTGGGAATCATTACGAACCGCGATCTCCGCTTTATTGAAGATTATTCGATCGGAATTAAAGAGGTGATGACCTCTAACAACCTCGTTACAGCCCCGGTCGGAACCACGCTTGAGGAAGCGGAGGATGTACTGCAGAAACACAGAATTGAAAAGCTTCCTCTTGTAGAAAAGGATGGTACGCTGAAGGGACTTATTACGATTAAAGACATCGAGAAGGTAATCGAATTCCCTCATTCAGCGAAGGATACCCAGGGAAGACTGCTTGTGGGAGCAGCTGTCGGAGTGAGCGCTGATACAGATAAACGCGTGGAAGCTCTGGTTAAAGCAGAAGCCGATGCTATTGTGATCGATACTGCCCACGGCCATTCCAAAGGCGTGCTTGATAAAATTGCAGAAATCCGCCACAGCTATCCTGAGGTTGTGCTGATAGTCGGCAACGTAGCTACAGCTGAAGGAACCAGGGATTTAATCGAGGCAGGAGCCGATATTGTAAAAGTCGGCATCGGCCCGGGCTCGATATGTACAACCCGCGTAGTAGCGGGCGTGGGTGTTCCGCAGATCACCGCTGTATATGAGTGTGCAGAAGAAGCGGACAAGCATAATGTACCGATTATTGCCGACGGCGGAATCAAATATTCCGGCGATATCGCCAAAGCTCTGGCTTCCGGTGCTCATGCAGTTATGCTCGGCAGCCTGCTTGCAGGAGTGACAGAAAGTCCTGGAGAACGTGAAATTTATCAGGGCCGCCAGTTTAAGGTCTACCGCGGTATGGGCTCGATGAGCGCTATGGAGCAGGGAAGCAAGGACCGCTATTTCCAGGAAAACAGCCAAAAGCTTGTACCGGAAGGCATTGAAGGCCGTATTCCTTATAAAGGCCCACTGAAGGACACGATTCATCAGCTGCTCGGTGGCTTGAGGGCCGGCATGGGCTACTGCGGTACCCCAACGATCTCATCTTTGCGTGAAGATGCCCGTTTTGTACGGATTACCAACGCCGGCCTGCGGGAAAGTCACCCTCATGACGTTCAGATTACAAAAGAAGCACCAAACTACTCTTCCTAA
- a CDS encoding D-alanyl-D-alanine carboxypeptidase family protein, with product MKTAGVSCVAAAAIWMFGSTPAQAAEPDIEASASIMIDADTGQVVFEDNTDELLPAASMSKMMTEYIVNKAIEDGDISWNDEVAISDKVRELSLQTNLSNVPLRQDEAYTVEELYEAMAIYSANGATIALAEHIEGSEAAFADRMNQQAGELGMENYEFVNATGLNNSTMMGYAPEGSEENAENMMSANDTALLAYHLLDEYPEVLDVAGIPKKTFNEDSEEPIDMINWNKMLPGLEQEYEGVDGLKTGTTDLAGNAFTGTIEQDGNRYISVVMNAETKMSRFTETAKLYDYAERELKSQTLVEKGAEIDGESSIEIEGGQEESIDVTAGEELELISSEEIEPEYEIAVSKNEAPIEKGEEVGTVVVTNSEASYVQDGASRTEVPLIADEAVEKRGWFGNIVQSVSNLFSSV from the coding sequence TTGAAAACAGCAGGTGTTTCCTGCGTGGCGGCTGCAGCCATATGGATGTTCGGCAGCACGCCGGCTCAAGCAGCAGAGCCTGATATAGAAGCCAGTGCTTCTATTATGATAGATGCAGACACGGGGCAGGTAGTTTTTGAAGACAATACCGATGAGCTTCTTCCTGCAGCCAGCATGTCCAAAATGATGACAGAATACATAGTAAACAAAGCGATCGAAGACGGAGATATCAGCTGGAACGATGAAGTAGCAATCAGCGATAAAGTCCGCGAGCTTTCTCTTCAGACAAATTTATCCAACGTGCCTCTTCGTCAGGACGAAGCCTATACGGTCGAAGAGCTCTACGAGGCTATGGCCATTTACTCTGCGAACGGAGCAACGATCGCTCTGGCAGAACACATTGAGGGCAGTGAGGCAGCTTTTGCCGACCGGATGAATCAGCAGGCCGGGGAGCTTGGCATGGAGAATTATGAATTTGTAAATGCGACCGGGCTGAATAATTCTACGATGATGGGCTACGCCCCGGAAGGCAGCGAAGAAAATGCAGAAAACATGATGTCAGCAAACGATACTGCCCTTTTGGCTTATCATCTTTTGGATGAGTACCCTGAGGTGTTGGATGTGGCAGGCATTCCGAAAAAAACATTCAACGAAGATTCGGAAGAACCAATCGATATGATTAACTGGAATAAAATGCTCCCGGGGCTTGAACAGGAATACGAAGGAGTGGACGGCCTGAAAACAGGTACGACTGATCTGGCCGGAAATGCTTTTACCGGAACAATTGAACAGGACGGAAACAGATATATATCGGTAGTGATGAATGCAGAAACGAAGATGTCGCGTTTTACCGAAACGGCTAAACTATATGATTATGCTGAAAGAGAGCTAAAAAGCCAGACCCTCGTGGAAAAAGGGGCAGAAATCGATGGGGAATCCTCCATTGAAATCGAAGGCGGACAGGAAGAAAGCATAGATGTGACAGCTGGAGAAGAGCTCGAGCTGATTTCGTCAGAGGAAATAGAACCGGAATATGAGATTGCTGTGTCCAAAAATGAAGCCCCGATTGAAAAAGGGGAAGAAGTCGGGACAGTGGTTGTTACCAACAGCGAAGCCTCATATGTGCAGGACGGCGCTAGTCGCACAGAAGTGCCTCTGATAGCGGATGAAGCTGTAGAGAAGCGCGGATGGTTTGGAAATATTGTTCAGAGCGTCAGCAACCTTTTCAGCAGCGTCTAG
- the pdxS gene encoding pyridoxal 5'-phosphate synthase lyase subunit PdxS, protein MAERGTDRVKRGMAEMQKGGVIMDVVNGEQAKIAEEAGAVAVMALERVPSDIRAAGGVARMADPTIVQEVMDAVSIPVMAKARIGHIVEARVLESLGADYIDESEVLTPADDVYHMDKTEYTVPFVCGARDLGEATRRIGEGASMLRTKGEPGTGNIVEAVRHMRLIQSQIRKVIGLSKDELMTEAKNLGAPYELLLQIRDRGRLPVVNFAAGGIATPADAALMMQLGADGVFVGSGIFKSEYPDKFARAIVEATTHYEDYELIAKLSKGLGTAMSGMDISQLEGFDRMQDRSQ, encoded by the coding sequence ATGGCAGAGAGAGGAACAGACCGCGTTAAAAGAGGCATGGCGGAAATGCAAAAGGGCGGCGTTATCATGGACGTCGTTAACGGAGAACAGGCGAAAATCGCCGAAGAGGCAGGAGCAGTAGCTGTTATGGCACTGGAACGGGTGCCGTCAGACATCCGTGCTGCCGGAGGCGTAGCCCGCATGGCAGACCCTACGATTGTCCAGGAAGTGATGGACGCTGTATCGATTCCTGTAATGGCAAAGGCCCGTATCGGTCACATCGTGGAAGCCCGGGTGCTCGAGTCGCTCGGTGCTGATTATATTGATGAAAGCGAAGTGCTTACACCGGCGGACGATGTGTATCATATGGATAAAACCGAATATACAGTACCGTTTGTCTGTGGAGCCCGCGATCTTGGGGAAGCGACCCGCCGTATTGGCGAAGGAGCTTCCATGCTTCGCACAAAAGGGGAGCCGGGCACCGGCAACATTGTGGAAGCAGTACGTCATATGCGTTTGATCCAGTCTCAAATCCGCAAAGTGATCGGCCTGTCGAAGGACGAATTAATGACGGAAGCGAAAAATCTTGGTGCGCCGTACGAGTTGCTGCTTCAAATTCGCGACAGAGGCCGCCTCCCAGTTGTTAACTTTGCAGCAGGCGGCATAGCAACACCAGCTGACGCTGCTTTAATGATGCAGCTTGGCGCCGACGGCGTATTCGTGGGCTCCGGCATTTTCAAATCCGAATATCCGGATAAATTTGCCCGGGCCATCGTAGAGGCGACGACTCACTATGAGGATTATGAACTGATCGCTAAGCTGTCCAAGGGACTGGGCACTGCAATGAGCGGTATGGATATTTCCCAGCTTGAAGGCTTTGACCGCATGCAGGACCGCAGTCAGTAA
- the pdxT gene encoding pyridoxal 5'-phosphate synthase glutaminase subunit PdxT, whose translation MMKIGVLALQGAVREHAKSLEAPDTEVIIVKRPEQLEEIDGLVFPGGESTTMRRLVEKYQFFEPLQAFAKAGKPIFGTCAGLILMATDVVGEPEGHLELMDMTVQRNAFGRQRESFETELSIRGVADDVEAVFIRAPLITEVGQNVEVLAEYKDEIVVARQDHLLSCSFHPELTNDRRFHQYFVQMVREAQAAVNV comes from the coding sequence ATGATGAAAATCGGCGTTTTAGCTCTTCAAGGCGCTGTTCGTGAACATGCCAAAAGCTTGGAGGCCCCTGATACGGAAGTTATTATCGTAAAACGGCCGGAACAGCTTGAAGAAATCGATGGATTGGTCTTTCCAGGCGGCGAAAGCACGACGATGCGGCGGCTGGTGGAAAAATATCAATTTTTTGAGCCGCTGCAGGCATTTGCCAAGGCAGGAAAGCCCATATTCGGCACATGTGCCGGCTTGATTTTAATGGCAACCGACGTGGTAGGCGAGCCGGAAGGCCATCTCGAGCTGATGGACATGACGGTTCAGCGTAATGCATTCGGCCGCCAGCGTGAAAGCTTTGAAACCGAGCTTTCCATTCGCGGAGTTGCAGATGATGTCGAAGCGGTATTTATCCGGGCTCCGTTGATTACGGAAGTTGGACAGAATGTCGAAGTGCTTGCAGAATATAAAGATGAAATTGTGGTGGCGCGGCAGGATCATCTGCTTTCCTGCTCCTTTCATCCGGAGCTGACGAACGACCGCAGATTTCATCAGTATTTCGTACAGATGGTACGAGAAGCACAGGCGGCAGTAAATGTGTAA
- the serS gene encoding serine--tRNA ligase: protein MLDPKRLRNDFDAVKEQLSKRNEDISELDSFEELDRERRDLIQETEELKQRRNTVSDEIAAKKKNKEDADELIAEMRDVSGRVKKLDEQIREKDERLQQILLSIPNVPHETVPVGEDESDNEEVRVWGETPVFDFALKPHWELGVELNMLDAERAAKVTGSRFMFYKGAGARLERALIQFMMDLHSDEHGYEELIPPYMVNRESMTGTGQLPKFEEDAFQIREEDYFLVPTAEVPVTNMHREEIFAGKELPKAYTAFSACFRSEAGSAGRDTRGLIRQHQFNKVELVRFTTPEDSYEELEALTGHAEKVLQLLELPYRVMNMCTGDLGFTAAKKYDIEVWLPSYEDYKEISSCSNFEDFQARRANIRFKRNRDAKTEFVHTLNGSGLALGRTVAAIMENHQQEDGSIKIPEVLRGYMGNKEYITAK, encoded by the coding sequence ATGCTGGACCCTAAACGATTACGAAATGATTTTGATGCAGTAAAAGAGCAGCTTTCAAAACGAAACGAAGATATCAGCGAACTGGATTCCTTTGAAGAACTCGACCGTGAACGCAGAGACCTGATTCAGGAGACAGAGGAGTTAAAACAACGGCGTAACACCGTCTCCGATGAAATCGCAGCTAAAAAGAAAAATAAAGAAGACGCCGATGAACTGATTGCAGAAATGCGGGACGTATCAGGCAGGGTTAAAAAACTGGATGAGCAAATCCGTGAAAAGGATGAGCGCCTGCAGCAGATTCTGCTTTCCATTCCAAATGTTCCACATGAAACAGTTCCGGTTGGCGAAGATGAATCGGATAACGAAGAGGTAAGGGTCTGGGGAGAAACGCCAGTGTTTGATTTTGCCCTGAAGCCGCACTGGGAACTTGGTGTGGAGCTGAATATGCTTGATGCTGAGCGGGCTGCAAAAGTAACCGGAAGCCGGTTCATGTTTTATAAAGGAGCAGGGGCCCGTCTGGAACGGGCACTGATTCAGTTTATGATGGATCTGCACAGCGATGAACACGGCTATGAAGAATTGATTCCTCCGTACATGGTAAACCGTGAAAGCATGACCGGCACCGGCCAGCTTCCAAAATTTGAGGAGGACGCCTTTCAGATTCGGGAAGAGGACTATTTTCTCGTACCAACGGCAGAAGTGCCTGTCACGAATATGCACCGAGAAGAAATTTTCGCAGGAAAAGAGCTGCCGAAAGCCTATACGGCATTCAGTGCCTGCTTCCGCTCTGAAGCAGGCTCGGCAGGACGCGATACCCGCGGCTTAATCCGCCAGCACCAGTTTAATAAAGTGGAGCTTGTGCGGTTTACGACGCCGGAGGATTCCTATGAAGAGCTGGAAGCATTGACCGGCCATGCGGAAAAAGTACTGCAGCTGCTCGAGCTTCCGTATCGCGTGATGAACATGTGCACGGGGGACCTGGGCTTTACGGCAGCGAAGAAATACGATATCGAAGTATGGCTCCCGAGCTATGAAGACTATAAAGAAATTTCGTCCTGCAGTAATTTTGAGGATTTCCAGGCCAGGCGCGCGAACATCCGCTTTAAGCGGAACCGCGATGCGAAAACAGAATTTGTGCACACGCTAAACGGCTCAGGACTTGCTCTGGGACGAACGGTGGCAGCGATCATGGAAAATCACCAGCAGGAGGACGGCAGCATTAAAATTCCTGAAGTGCTGCGCGGCTATATGGGCAACAAAGAATATATTACTGCAAAATAA
- a CDS encoding Lrp/AsnC family transcriptional regulator encodes MSVSLDQVDMSILGYLQANGKESYSEIARCLGVSEGTVRSRINKMLRHSVFEFIIHTNPNKIGLDVQTIIGLSTKLGMQDEIASKLQRFSEVRFVGAFSGNHDLILQAYFRNNEDLVNFVNRDLAQIDGILNADVNVELKQYKDSFSYLTPE; translated from the coding sequence ATGAGCGTTTCATTAGACCAGGTAGATATGTCGATACTCGGGTATCTGCAGGCTAACGGCAAGGAGTCATACAGTGAAATTGCCCGCTGCCTGGGAGTGAGTGAGGGGACTGTCCGTTCAAGAATTAACAAAATGCTGCGGCATAGTGTTTTTGAATTTATCATACATACCAATCCGAACAAAATAGGGCTCGATGTGCAGACAATTATCGGGCTGAGCACAAAGCTCGGAATGCAGGATGAAATTGCGAGTAAGCTCCAGCGTTTTTCTGAAGTAAGGTTTGTCGGTGCTTTCTCCGGTAATCATGATTTAATTTTACAGGCTTATTTTAGAAATAACGAGGACTTAGTGAATTTTGTTAACAGAGATTTAGCACAGATTGACGGAATTTTGAACGCCGATGTGAATGTTGAATTAAAGCAGTATAAGGATTCATTTTCTTATTTAACTCCTGAATGA
- a CDS encoding DUF3899 domain-containing protein, whose protein sequence is MHWKLNLFVFAANLIAAGLLLFIFSPAFGLLNMINYVFYVGLFYLIIFIAAFVMRGGFFDAITHSFRKVAHRLAPSRPSNQGWEQRLAPSEVIQTSFFRVLFFQTVSLIVLDLLLLAVYYAAN, encoded by the coding sequence ATGCATTGGAAGCTGAATCTTTTCGTATTTGCCGCTAATTTAATAGCCGCCGGTCTGCTGTTATTCATTTTTTCTCCGGCCTTTGGACTGCTGAATATGATCAATTATGTGTTTTATGTAGGTCTGTTTTATTTAATCATTTTCATTGCAGCGTTTGTAATGCGCGGAGGGTTTTTTGATGCCATTACCCACAGCTTTCGGAAAGTGGCTCACCGGCTCGCCCCCTCCAGACCTTCAAATCAAGGCTGGGAACAACGGCTTGCGCCTTCTGAGGTCATCCAGACTTCTTTTTTCCGTGTGCTTTTCTTTCAAACCGTATCGCTGATAGTTCTGGATCTTTTACTGCTTGCTGTATACTACGCAGCTAATTAA
- a CDS encoding peptide ABC transporter substrate-binding protein, translating into MKKTKMTVLASALISSTVLAACSGGGGGESGGDGGGDGGGEGQASGDQVVNLAQSGDIPSMDPSLTTDEFGIQWTGETYEGLYRLGENAEITDGVATGEPEISEDGTTWTFNLREDSTWTNGDPVTAEDFVYSWQRAVDPETASEYGPYMMGGVIENATAISEGEMEPSELGVEAVDEHTLEVSLEKQTPYFESLTTFPTFYPLNEEFVEEQGDDYALNPDNMLTNGPFTMEEWNTGDSMKYVKNEDYWDADTVQLEEINVQVVKEPSTGTNLYETGELDRTGLTAEFVDEYSTDQDYRAVEQPTSWYVKMNQENEILANENTRKAIQMAVNKEDLTETILNNGSMPLGGLMPGDFVFSPEGEEDFREVNGNLSATDKEQAQELWQQGLEEIGADSAELGYLTGDTESAQNMSAYIKEQLENTLDGLTVNVQQVPFQERLDRDTNMEYDLLMSGWGPDYVDPNTFMNLFVTDSGNNHTGYSSEEYDSLIEEANNELADQPQERWDNFLEAEKLLIEEDAVIAPMYQEAQAYLWNPALQGVVVNSAGPDFEYKWAYMNEDATEE; encoded by the coding sequence ATGAAAAAAACAAAAATGACAGTATTAGCTTCTGCATTAATCTCGAGTACAGTACTTGCAGCGTGTTCCGGCGGCGGGGGCGGAGAATCCGGCGGAGACGGCGGTGGTGACGGAGGCGGCGAAGGCCAGGCAAGCGGTGATCAGGTAGTCAACCTGGCGCAGTCGGGTGATATTCCTTCCATGGATCCATCTCTTACTACAGATGAGTTTGGAATACAGTGGACTGGAGAAACTTATGAAGGCCTGTACCGCCTTGGCGAAAATGCGGAAATTACTGATGGTGTTGCTACGGGGGAACCAGAGATTAGTGAAGACGGTACAACATGGACGTTTAACCTTCGGGAAGACTCCACCTGGACGAACGGAGACCCTGTAACAGCCGAAGATTTCGTTTATTCCTGGCAGCGTGCAGTAGACCCGGAAACAGCTTCCGAGTACGGACCTTATATGATGGGCGGTGTTATTGAAAACGCTACTGCCATCAGTGAAGGTGAAATGGAGCCGAGTGAACTCGGGGTAGAGGCGGTAGACGAACATACGCTGGAAGTTTCTCTTGAAAAGCAGACTCCATATTTTGAATCCTTAACAACGTTCCCGACCTTCTATCCATTGAATGAGGAATTTGTTGAAGAGCAGGGCGATGATTATGCGCTCAATCCTGACAACATGCTCACAAACGGACCATTTACGATGGAAGAGTGGAACACTGGAGACAGCATGAAATATGTAAAAAATGAAGATTACTGGGATGCAGACACTGTGCAGCTGGAGGAAATTAACGTACAGGTCGTTAAAGAACCTTCCACAGGGACTAACCTGTATGAAACCGGGGAATTGGATCGAACTGGATTAACCGCAGAATTCGTGGATGAGTACAGCACGGATCAGGATTACCGGGCAGTAGAACAGCCAACCTCCTGGTACGTTAAAATGAACCAGGAAAATGAAATTCTTGCGAACGAAAATACACGTAAAGCCATCCAGATGGCTGTGAACAAAGAGGACTTAACAGAAACTATTCTCAATAATGGTTCAATGCCTCTGGGCGGCTTGATGCCGGGGGACTTCGTCTTCAGCCCTGAAGGAGAAGAGGACTTCCGCGAAGTAAATGGCAACCTCTCAGCAACTGATAAAGAGCAGGCCCAGGAGCTTTGGCAGCAGGGTCTCGAAGAAATTGGCGCCGATAGCGCAGAGCTAGGTTACCTTACAGGTGATACTGAATCAGCTCAAAATATGAGTGCATATATTAAAGAGCAGCTGGAAAACACTCTGGACGGATTGACTGTAAATGTGCAGCAGGTACCGTTCCAGGAGCGTCTCGATCGCGACACAAATATGGAATATGACCTGTTGATGTCCGGTTGGGGACCTGACTATGTGGATCCAAACACATTCATGAACCTGTTTGTCACAGACAGCGGCAACAACCATACTGGGTATTCCAGTGAAGAGTACGATTCCCTGATCGAAGAAGCAAACAACGAATTGGCTGATCAGCCGCAGGAGCGTTGGGACAACTTCCTGGAAGCAGAAAAGCTTCTAATTGAGGAAGACGCAGTAATTGCTCCAATGTACCAGGAGGCTCAGGCGTATCTCTGGAATCCGGCACTCCAGGGTGTTGTCGTAAACTCCGCTGGTCCTGATTTTGAATACAAATGGGCCTACATGAACGAAGACGCCACAGAGGAATAA
- the opp3b gene encoding oligopeptide ABC transporter permease → MARYIATRIVYMAITLFIIASVTFFLMKLMPGTPLSSADRLSESQQQIVLEQYGLDKPVPLQYVDYMLGLVQGNLGISFQFDNREVTDILGNRIGPSLQLGIQALFIGSILGALLGLVAAIFHNGILDFGSTLLAVIGTSIPSFIFAGLLQYFLGVQWQLFPVATWGTFAHSIMPTIALLIFPMAICARFMRTEMLEVLNKDYITTARAKGVGWSAVIFKHGLRNALIPLITILGPLAVSLLTGTLVIEQIFAVPGIGEQFVTAVTTNDYPMIMGTTLFFSFLFVLIILIIDILYGIIDPRIRLDGGK, encoded by the coding sequence ATGGCACGTTATATTGCCACTAGAATCGTATACATGGCGATTACCTTATTTATTATCGCCAGTGTTACGTTCTTTTTAATGAAATTGATGCCCGGCACGCCGTTAAGCTCGGCAGACCGGCTGTCGGAATCCCAGCAGCAGATTGTGCTGGAGCAGTACGGATTGGATAAACCAGTGCCGCTTCAATATGTAGACTATATGCTGGGACTTGTGCAGGGAAACTTAGGTATCTCCTTTCAATTTGACAACCGGGAAGTAACCGATATCCTTGGAAATCGGATTGGCCCTTCTCTGCAGCTGGGCATTCAAGCGCTTTTCATCGGTTCGATTTTAGGAGCTCTTTTAGGATTGGTCGCGGCTATTTTTCATAACGGTATTTTAGACTTTGGTTCCACCCTGCTCGCAGTTATTGGAACTTCGATCCCATCCTTTATTTTTGCAGGATTGCTTCAATACTTTTTAGGTGTGCAATGGCAGTTGTTCCCGGTCGCGACATGGGGAACGTTCGCCCATTCAATAATGCCGACAATCGCGCTACTTATATTTCCAATGGCCATTTGTGCGAGATTTATGCGTACAGAAATGCTGGAGGTATTAAACAAAGACTACATCACTACAGCCAGAGCCAAAGGCGTCGGCTGGTCAGCAGTTATTTTCAAGCATGGACTGCGTAACGCCCTGATTCCTTTAATTACGATTTTAGGGCCGCTTGCAGTGAGTCTTTTAACAGGAACTCTCGTTATCGAGCAGATTTTTGCGGTGCCGGGGATCGGGGAACAGTTTGTTACGGCTGTAACGACAAACGATTACCCAATGATTATGGGCACGACGCTGTTTTTTAGTTTCTTATTTGTTTTGATTATTTTAATCATCGATATTCTTTACGGTATCATTGATCCGAGAATCCGCCTGGATGGAGGGAAGTAA